In Pseudomonadota bacterium, a genomic segment contains:
- the rpsR gene encoding 30S ribosomal protein S18, with amino-acid sequence MKREGGGRIRKPKRKVCQFCVNRMDHIDYKDFNLLRKFTSERGKILPRRISGNCAKHQRGLTVAVKR; translated from the coding sequence GTGAAGAGAGAAGGCGGCGGCAGAATTCGCAAGCCGAAGAGAAAGGTGTGCCAGTTCTGCGTCAATCGCATGGACCACATCGACTACAAGGACTTCAACCTTTTGCGGAAGTTCACGAGTGAGCGCGGAAAGATTCTTCCGCGCCGCATCTCCGGCAACTGCGCCAAGCACCAGCGCGGCCTCACCGTTGCCGTGAAGCG